In one Streptomyces sp. NBC_01241 genomic region, the following are encoded:
- a CDS encoding LpqB family beta-propeller domain-containing protein — translation MGTDRRRDGHGRVLGLFALLGSGVVLLSACGSMPVTGDVKAVDASQPGDSQVQVYAVAPRDNATPGEVVDGFLESMTSDDSDFRTTRKYLTRKAASRWKPSAFTTVLTKAPNHNDRPFRDSDRAITDITYTLTGEKVATVDAQSAYQPLAPTDYNQTLRLVKESGPEGKEWRIDLVPDGLLLGQSDFKRLYRSVDTYYFAAGRTAAQSTLVADPVYLRSRTDPVTGMDTVTQAVRSLLAGPTSWLRPVVTSRFPPGTSLKKGVTSLSPDDRNVLKVPLNKKADGVGQRSCRMMAAQVLYTLRDLTSARVDQVQLQRSDGSSLCVLGADQAEEFAPDASSSGPDSQYFVDDKGHVQRIPGSTKGSGTPEVVFGPLGNGPVRMGAVGVARDEQSAAAVSRDRKALYVSSIVSDGELPAASVTSKAHASNDRLSVPSWDGRGDLWVADRDPGNRRLLRLAGGAGKPQEVTVPSLDDDRIEALRMSADGVRIALLVTKDGHTTLKIGRIERSGPESEQQVSVVELRQAAPQLTDVTAMSWSGRSRLVVVGKEQGGVQQVRYVQADGSTPASGVLPGVNQVSSIAAADDEQLPLMAATSSDGIVKLSPGDNWQTVVKQGRSLVYPG, via the coding sequence GTGGGCACTGACCGTCGCAGGGACGGCCATGGGCGAGTGCTGGGGCTGTTCGCGCTGCTCGGAAGTGGTGTCGTGCTCCTGTCGGCGTGTGGCTCGATGCCTGTCACCGGGGATGTCAAGGCTGTCGACGCCTCGCAGCCCGGCGATTCCCAGGTGCAGGTGTACGCCGTGGCGCCGCGTGACAACGCCACCCCCGGCGAGGTGGTCGACGGCTTCCTGGAGTCCATGACCAGTGATGACTCGGACTTCAGGACAACTCGTAAGTACCTGACGAGGAAGGCAGCCAGTAGGTGGAAGCCGAGCGCGTTCACGACGGTGCTCACCAAGGCGCCGAACCATAACGACCGCCCGTTCCGCGACAGCGATCGCGCCATCACGGATATCACCTACACCCTGACCGGCGAGAAAGTGGCAACGGTCGACGCCCAGAGCGCCTATCAGCCGCTCGCGCCCACGGACTACAACCAGACCCTGCGCCTGGTGAAGGAGAGCGGGCCGGAGGGCAAGGAGTGGCGCATCGACCTGGTGCCGGACGGACTTCTTCTCGGGCAGTCGGACTTCAAGCGGCTCTACCGCTCCGTCGACACGTACTACTTCGCCGCAGGGCGGACGGCTGCGCAGTCGACGCTGGTCGCCGACCCCGTCTATCTCCGTAGCCGGACGGACCCCGTCACCGGGATGGACACCGTGACACAGGCGGTCCGCAGTCTCCTGGCGGGGCCGACCAGTTGGCTGCGGCCGGTGGTCACCTCTCGCTTTCCCCCGGGTACGTCGCTGAAGAAGGGCGTCACCTCGCTGTCCCCCGACGACCGCAACGTACTGAAGGTGCCGCTCAACAAGAAGGCGGACGGTGTCGGACAGCGGTCCTGCCGCATGATGGCGGCGCAGGTCCTCTATACGCTGCGGGACCTGACGTCCGCTCGGGTCGACCAGGTCCAGCTCCAGCGCTCCGACGGCTCCTCCCTGTGTGTCCTCGGCGCGGACCAGGCGGAGGAGTTCGCCCCTGACGCTTCGTCGAGCGGGCCGGACAGCCAGTACTTCGTCGATGACAAGGGGCATGTGCAGCGAATTCCCGGCAGCACGAAGGGCAGTGGCACCCCGGAGGTGGTGTTCGGTCCGCTCGGCAACGGACCGGTGCGGATGGGGGCGGTCGGTGTGGCCAGGGACGAGCAGTCGGCGGCGGCGGTCTCACGTGACAGGAAGGCCCTCTACGTCTCGTCCATCGTCTCGGACGGCGAGCTTCCGGCGGCCTCGGTGACCAGCAAGGCCCATGCCTCGAACGACCGTCTGTCGGTGCCGAGCTGGGACGGCCGGGGCGACCTCTGGGTGGCCGACCGGGATCCCGGTAACCGCAGACTGCTGCGGCTGGCCGGTGGCGCCGGCAAGCCGCAGGAGGTCACTGTGCCGAGCCTGGACGACGATCGGATCGAGGCGCTGCGGATGTCCGCGGACGGGGTACGGATCGCGCTCCTGGTGACCAAGGACGGCCACACCACACTGAAGATCGGCCGGATCGAGCGGAGCGGGCCGGAGAGCGAACAGCAGGTCTCGGTGGTGGAGCTGCGGCAGGCCGCACCGCAACTGACGGATGTGACCGCGATGTCGTGGTCGGGCAGGAGCCGTCTCGTGGTGGTCGGCAAGGAGCAGGGCGGCGTGCAGCAGGTGCGCTATGTGCAGGCGGACGGTTCGACTCCGGCGTCGGGCGTTCTGCCCGGGGTGAACCAGGTGTCGTCGATCGCGGCGGCGGACGACGAGCAGCTGCCGCTGATGGCGGCCACGTCGAGCGACGGGATCGTGAAACTGTCGCCGGGGGACAACTGGCAGACGGTGGTCAAACAAGGCCGGTCGCTGGTCTACCCGGGCTGA
- the mtrB gene encoding MtrAB system histidine kinase MtrB, translating into MPPSSAAPQPGEPGARAEQAAAPGHRASQVVRLLKGGRLFRDRALGGPVPRLLMRWVRRPLLPAVRLWRRNLQLRVVAGTLLMSLGVVLLLGLVVIGQVRNGLLDAKGKAAQTQAAGGFAAAQEKANAPLTPGGQGSDAVDGSTANNSWRTELVDQLASGGKNAFNVVALSADEGTRAPRGSGSVEAASIPQSLRDSVNSGPGAFQTYSLIQYANGQESQPGLVVGKRLYDIDHNPYQLYYLFPLTQEEKSLTLVKGTLATAGMFVVVLLGAIAWFVVRQVVTPVRMAAGIVERLSAGRLQERMKVTGEDDIARLGEAFNKMAQNLQLKIQQLEELSRMQRRFVSDVSHELRTPLTTVRMAADVIHEARRDFDPVTARSAELLGDQLDRFESLLSDLLEISRFDAGAAALEAEPIDLRQVVRRVIGGAEPLAERKGTRIRVVGDEQPVIAEADARRVERVLRNLVVNAVEHGEGRDVVVRMGVAGGAVAVAVRDYGVGLKPGEATRVFNRFWRADPARARTTGGTGLGLSIAVEDARLHGGWLQAWGEPGGGSQFRLTLPRTADEPLRGSPIPLEPEDSRRNRENRERAVAAPTTGSGHRLTAVPNQSGGNDRAALPVPSRAPVAPRTVPASVHPAALPGSGARVVARPAEDRPGAEFDSAVKEPERGEPNRGH; encoded by the coding sequence ATGCCCCCGAGCAGCGCTGCTCCGCAGCCCGGGGAGCCGGGAGCCCGTGCGGAGCAGGCTGCTGCTCCAGGACACAGGGCGTCCCAGGTCGTGCGCCTTCTGAAGGGCGGCCGGTTGTTCCGCGACCGGGCGCTCGGCGGTCCTGTGCCGCGACTGCTGATGCGCTGGGTGCGGCGCCCGCTGCTGCCCGCCGTGCGGCTCTGGCGACGCAACCTCCAGCTCCGCGTCGTCGCGGGCACGCTGCTCATGTCGCTCGGTGTGGTGCTGCTCCTCGGCCTGGTCGTGATCGGACAGGTGCGCAACGGCCTGCTCGATGCCAAGGGCAAAGCTGCCCAGACCCAGGCCGCCGGCGGTTTCGCGGCGGCCCAGGAGAAGGCGAACGCTCCGCTCACCCCCGGTGGGCAGGGCAGCGACGCGGTGGACGGCAGCACGGCCAACAACTCCTGGCGGACCGAGCTCGTCGACCAGCTCGCCAGCGGCGGCAAGAACGCCTTCAACGTGGTGGCGCTGAGCGCCGACGAGGGCACCCGTGCGCCGCGCGGCTCGGGCAGTGTGGAGGCGGCGAGCATCCCGCAGAGCCTGCGGGACTCCGTGAACAGCGGCCCGGGGGCGTTCCAGACGTACTCCCTGATCCAGTATGCGAATGGCCAGGAGTCGCAGCCCGGACTTGTCGTGGGCAAGCGGCTCTACGACATCGACCACAATCCGTACCAGCTCTACTACCTCTTCCCGCTGACGCAGGAGGAGAAGTCATTGACGCTGGTCAAGGGCACGCTGGCGACCGCGGGAATGTTCGTGGTCGTGCTGCTCGGAGCCATTGCCTGGTTCGTGGTGCGACAGGTCGTCACGCCCGTACGGATGGCGGCGGGCATCGTTGAGCGGCTCTCCGCGGGCCGGCTCCAGGAACGGATGAAGGTCACCGGCGAGGACGACATCGCCCGGCTCGGTGAGGCCTTCAACAAGATGGCGCAGAACCTGCAGCTCAAGATCCAGCAGCTGGAAGAGCTGTCCCGGATGCAGCGGCGCTTCGTCTCCGATGTCTCCCACGAGCTGCGGACACCCCTGACGACCGTACGGATGGCCGCCGATGTCATCCATGAGGCCCGCAGAGACTTCGATCCCGTGACGGCACGCTCCGCGGAGCTGCTCGGGGATCAGCTCGACCGGTTCGAGTCGCTGCTCTCCGATCTGCTGGAGATCAGCCGGTTCGACGCGGGCGCCGCGGCGCTGGAGGCGGAGCCGATAGATCTGCGACAGGTCGTCCGACGGGTGATCGGCGGGGCGGAGCCGTTGGCCGAGCGCAAGGGCACCCGGATCCGGGTGGTCGGCGACGAGCAGCCGGTGATCGCGGAGGCCGACGCTCGGCGGGTCGAGCGGGTCCTGCGCAATCTGGTGGTCAATGCCGTCGAGCACGGCGAGGGCCGGGATGTGGTGGTGCGGATGGGGGTGGCCGGAGGCGCGGTCGCCGTGGCCGTCCGGGACTACGGTGTGGGGCTCAAGCCCGGCGAGGCGACCCGGGTGTTCAACCGCTTCTGGCGGGCTGACCCGGCCCGCGCGCGGACGACCGGCGGCACCGGGCTCGGACTGTCCATCGCCGTGGAGGACGCCCGGCTGCACGGCGGCTGGCTGCAGGCATGGGGCGAGCCCGGTGGCGGTTCGCAGTTCCGGCTGACTCTGCCGCGCACGGCGGACGAACCGCTGCGCGGATCGCCCATACCGCTGGAGCCCGAGGACTCCCGGCGCAACCGTGAAAACCGGGAGCGCGCCGTGGCCGCTCCCACGACCGGGAGTGGGCACCGGCTGACGGCGGTGCCGAACCAGTCCGGCGGCAACGACCGGGCCGCGCTGCCCGTACCCTCGCGCGCCCCCGTGGCCCCCCGTACGGTACCGGCCTCGGTGCATCCGGCGGCGCTGCCGGGGAGCGGAGCACGGGTGGTCGCGCGTCCGGCCGAGGACCGGCCGGGTGCTGAATTCGACTCTGCAGTGAAGGAACCGGAGCGGGGGGAACCGAATCGTGGGCACTGA
- the mtrA gene encoding two-component system response regulator MtrA, with protein sequence MMSIMKGRVLVVDDDTALAEMLGIVLRGEGFEPSFVADGDKALAAFREAKPDLVLLDLMLPGRDGIEVCRLIRAESGVPIVMLTAKSDTVDVVVGLESGADDYIVKPFKPKELVARIRARLRRSEEPAPEQLAIGDLVIDVAGHSVKREGQSIALTPLEFDLLVALARKPWQVFTREVLLEQVWGYRHAADTRLVNVHVQRLRSKVEKDPERPEIVVTVRGVGYKAGPS encoded by the coding sequence ATGATGTCGATTATGAAGGGACGCGTCCTTGTCGTCGACGACGACACCGCACTGGCCGAGATGCTCGGGATTGTGCTGCGTGGTGAGGGGTTCGAGCCGTCGTTCGTAGCGGACGGCGACAAGGCACTTGCTGCATTTCGTGAGGCCAAGCCGGACCTGGTCCTGCTGGATCTGATGCTGCCCGGAAGGGACGGCATCGAGGTCTGCAGGTTGATCAGGGCCGAGTCGGGTGTGCCGATCGTCATGCTCACTGCCAAGAGCGACACGGTTGACGTGGTGGTGGGCCTGGAGTCCGGGGCCGACGACTACATCGTCAAGCCGTTCAAACCTAAGGAGTTGGTTGCCCGGATCAGGGCACGTCTGCGGAGGTCCGAGGAACCGGCGCCTGAGCAGCTGGCCATCGGGGACCTGGTCATCGACGTGGCCGGTCACTCGGTGAAGCGGGAAGGGCAGTCGATCGCCCTCACCCCGCTGGAGTTCGACCTGCTGGTCGCGCTCGCCCGCAAGCCGTGGCAGGTCTTCACCCGTGAGGTACTGCTGGAGCAGGTGTGGGGGTACCGTCACGCCGCCGACACCCGGCTGGTGAACGTGCACGTTCAGCGACTGCGTTCCAAGGTCGAGAAGGACCCGGAGCGGCCCGAGATCGTAGTGACCGTACGCGGGGTCGGTTACAAGGCCGGACCGAGCTGA
- the mtnA gene encoding S-methyl-5-thioribose-1-phosphate isomerase, with amino-acid sequence MADQDAQSPVGIEPPALPVLRWGELPEGPALVLLDQTRLPAEEAELVCTDVPALVQAIRTLAVRGAPLLGLAGAYGVALAAVRGDDVAEAAELLERARPTAVNLGYGVRRAAVAYEAAVEKEADPGRAAEAALSEARALHREDAEASGRMAGYGLALLDELLSGGSHQLLTHCNTGALVSGGEGTAFAVALGAHREGRLRRLWVDETRPLLQGARLTAYEAARNGMPYSLLTDNAAGSLFAAGEVDAVLIGADRIAADGSVANKVGSYPLAVLAKYHHVPFIVVAPTTTVDPDTADGASITVEQRPGSEVTELTSPRVGVAGGEVGGVLVAPVGTPAYNPAFDITPPELVTAIVTEEGVVSPVTGVGLAELCARSSQVTIS; translated from the coding sequence ATGGCTGATCAGGACGCGCAATCGCCGGTGGGCATCGAGCCCCCCGCGCTTCCCGTACTTCGCTGGGGCGAGCTTCCGGAAGGTCCCGCGCTGGTACTCCTCGACCAGACACGGCTGCCTGCCGAGGAGGCCGAACTCGTGTGCACCGACGTGCCCGCGCTGGTGCAGGCGATCCGGACGCTGGCAGTGCGCGGGGCGCCGCTGCTGGGCCTCGCAGGGGCTTACGGAGTGGCTCTCGCAGCCGTGCGGGGAGACGACGTGGCCGAGGCCGCGGAACTGCTGGAGCGGGCGCGGCCCACCGCGGTGAATCTCGGATACGGGGTGCGGCGGGCTGCCGTAGCGTACGAGGCGGCCGTCGAAAAGGAGGCCGATCCGGGGCGGGCCGCCGAGGCGGCGCTGTCCGAGGCCAGGGCGCTGCACCGGGAGGATGCCGAGGCCAGTGGGCGTATGGCGGGCTACGGGCTTGCCCTTCTGGATGAACTGCTGTCCGGCGGTAGCCATCAACTGCTGACGCACTGCAATACAGGGGCGCTCGTCTCGGGTGGTGAGGGCACCGCCTTCGCTGTGGCGCTCGGGGCACACCGGGAGGGGAGGCTGCGCCGGCTGTGGGTGGACGAGACCCGTCCACTGCTGCAGGGAGCCCGGCTGACCGCGTACGAGGCCGCGCGCAATGGCATGCCGTACAGCTTGCTCACGGACAATGCCGCAGGTTCGCTGTTCGCCGCGGGTGAGGTGGACGCCGTACTCATCGGGGCGGACCGCATTGCCGCGGACGGATCGGTGGCGAACAAGGTGGGGAGCTATCCGCTGGCGGTGCTCGCGAAGTACCACCACGTACCGTTCATCGTGGTGGCGCCGACCACGACCGTGGATCCGGACACCGCGGACGGGGCATCGATCACCGTGGAGCAGCGGCCCGGAAGTGAAGTGACGGAGCTCACATCGCCGCGGGTGGGGGTAGCAGGCGGGGAGGTCGGCGGGGTGCTCGTGGCACCGGTCGGAACCCCCGCGTACAACCCCGCATTCGACATCACACCGCCGGAGCTGGTTACGGCGATCGTCACGGAGGAGGGCGTGGTTTCCCCGGTCACGGGGGTCGGACTGGCAGAGCTGTGTGCCAGATCATCGCAGGTAACGATTAGCTAA
- a CDS encoding DUF4129 domain-containing protein, whose protein sequence is MSGAGGTTAAQLLIRASGDIPVDTPRVPAREAAKHELSKPMYHENDPNLLQRGLDRLWDWIGDLLNTASGAAPGGPVGLVVLVLVVIGLVAALWWRLGAPHRTVRSADALFDDSPRTAADHRTAAETHAAAHRWNEAVQERMRAIVRSLEERALLAPRPGRTADEAAAEAGRPLPAHAARLHAAAREFDDVTYGGRTADQQAYLAGRALDLDLQTARPLLTTAAQGAAE, encoded by the coding sequence GTGTCGGGGGCGGGGGGCACAACAGCAGCACAGCTACTGATCCGAGCGAGCGGCGACATACCCGTGGACACCCCACGTGTCCCGGCCCGGGAGGCCGCGAAGCACGAGCTGTCCAAGCCGATGTACCACGAGAACGACCCCAACCTCCTCCAGCGCGGTCTCGATCGGCTCTGGGACTGGATCGGCGATCTCCTGAACACGGCCTCCGGCGCCGCACCCGGCGGACCCGTCGGTCTTGTCGTGCTTGTGCTTGTCGTCATCGGCCTCGTCGCCGCGCTCTGGTGGCGGCTGGGCGCCCCGCACCGCACCGTTCGCTCCGCTGACGCTCTCTTCGACGACAGCCCCCGCACTGCGGCCGACCACAGGACGGCCGCCGAGACCCATGCGGCCGCCCACCGCTGGAACGAGGCCGTCCAGGAGCGCATGCGCGCCATCGTCCGCTCTCTGGAAGAGCGCGCCCTGCTCGCACCCCGCCCTGGGCGCACCGCAGACGAGGCCGCTGCCGAAGCGGGCCGACCGCTGCCCGCGCACGCCGCGCGACTCCACGCCGCCGCCAGAGAATTCGACGATGTCACATATGGCGGCCGCACCGCGGACCAGCAGGCGTACCTCGCCGGACGAGCTCTGGACCTCGATCTCCAGACCGCCAGACCCCTCCTGACAACCGCGGCCCAGGGAGCAGCCGAATGA
- a CDS encoding DUF4350 domain-containing protein: MTEVIAAPTTSVSLAPHQIWTRTRGLLFALLVLAAAGIALATVRSGDQHGRLDPRSADRYGSRAVAELLKERGVSVHVVTTLDEATAQAGPETTLLVTSPDLLTPHQQNELHAATADSAGRTVLLGAGPDSVGTLVPGVRAESSGPVAARAPQCSLSAARNAGTAETGGFHYSSNGHGSVACFPSDGLPTLLLVERGTTDTVLLGSPDLLYNDRLDNQGNASLALQLLGSRPHLVWYLPSLADTSAAAENGADGGAPDDRSFADLIPRGWLWGTLQLALAAVLAAIWRARRLGPLVTERLPVAIRASESTEGRARLYRRANARDRAADALRSATRTRVAPLIGVSPRDAHSPVTLIPAVSTRLNTSGTDLQALLFGPAPSDDAALVHLADQLDTLEREVRTS; the protein is encoded by the coding sequence ATGACCGAGGTCATCGCCGCCCCCACCACCTCGGTATCCCTCGCCCCACACCAGATCTGGACCCGGACCCGAGGTCTGCTGTTCGCCCTCCTGGTACTCGCCGCAGCCGGAATCGCGCTGGCAACCGTGCGCTCCGGTGACCAGCACGGCCGCCTCGACCCCCGCTCGGCCGACCGCTACGGAAGCCGGGCCGTCGCCGAACTCCTCAAGGAGCGTGGCGTCTCCGTGCATGTGGTCACCACGCTCGACGAGGCCACGGCCCAGGCCGGCCCCGAGACCACGTTGCTCGTCACCTCTCCCGATCTGCTGACACCGCACCAGCAGAACGAACTCCACGCCGCGACAGCCGACTCGGCCGGCCGCACCGTCCTTCTCGGAGCAGGGCCTGATTCCGTGGGCACCCTGGTCCCCGGTGTCCGCGCAGAGTCCTCCGGACCGGTGGCCGCCCGCGCCCCTCAGTGCTCCCTGTCCGCTGCCCGCAACGCCGGTACCGCCGAAACGGGAGGCTTCCATTACTCCTCGAACGGCCACGGCTCCGTCGCCTGCTTCCCGAGCGATGGCCTCCCCACCTTGCTCCTCGTCGAACGGGGGACGACTGATACCGTCCTCCTCGGCTCCCCCGACCTCCTCTACAACGACCGGCTCGACAACCAGGGCAATGCCTCCCTGGCCCTCCAGCTCCTCGGCTCCCGCCCGCATCTGGTCTGGTACCTCCCCTCGCTCGCTGACACCTCCGCTGCCGCAGAGAACGGTGCAGACGGCGGCGCCCCCGACGACCGCAGCTTCGCCGACCTGATTCCGCGAGGCTGGCTTTGGGGCACCCTGCAACTCGCACTTGCCGCTGTACTCGCCGCCATCTGGCGCGCCCGCCGTCTGGGCCCTCTGGTGACCGAACGGCTGCCCGTGGCCATCCGCGCCTCCGAATCCACCGAAGGGCGAGCCCGCCTCTACCGCAGGGCAAACGCCCGCGACCGGGCCGCCGACGCGCTGCGCTCCGCCACCCGCACCCGTGTCGCCCCGCTCATCGGCGTCTCCCCGCGCGATGCCCACTCCCCTGTGACGCTCATCCCTGCCGTTTCCACCCGCCTCAACACCAGTGGCACCGATCTCCAAGCCCTGCTCTTCGGACCCGCCCCGTCCGACGATGCCGCTCTTGTACATCTGGCAGATCAACTCGACACCCTCGAAAGAGAGGTACGCACGTCATGA
- a CDS encoding AAA family ATPase, producing the protein MSAPPPVPAGTTETLGNGDTARASLEALRSEIAKAVVGQDPAVTGLVVALLCRGHVLLEGVPGVAKTLLARALAASLELDTKRVQFTPDLMPSDVTGSLVYDARTAEFSFQPGPVFTNLLIADEINRTPPKTQSSLLEAMEERQVTVDGTPRLLPDPFLVAATQNPVEYEGTYPLPEAQLDRFLLKLTVPLPSRDEEINVLTRHSEGFNPRDLMSAGIRPVAGPADLEAARNAVSRTKVSPEIAGYVVDICRATRESPSLSLGVSPRGATALLSTARAWAWLTGRDYVIPDDVKALALPTLRHRIRLRPEAEMEGVTSDSVITAILAHVPVPR; encoded by the coding sequence ATGAGCGCACCGCCCCCAGTGCCCGCCGGGACCACCGAGACCCTCGGGAACGGCGACACAGCCCGCGCATCCCTGGAAGCGCTGCGCTCCGAGATCGCCAAGGCCGTGGTCGGCCAGGACCCCGCAGTCACGGGACTCGTCGTCGCCCTGCTCTGCCGAGGCCACGTCCTCCTCGAAGGCGTCCCCGGCGTGGCCAAGACCCTCTTGGCGCGGGCTCTCGCCGCCTCACTCGAACTCGACACCAAGCGCGTCCAGTTCACCCCCGACCTGATGCCGAGCGATGTCACCGGTTCGCTGGTCTACGACGCCCGCACAGCAGAGTTCTCCTTCCAGCCAGGTCCCGTATTCACCAACCTGCTGATCGCCGACGAGATCAACCGCACCCCTCCCAAGACGCAGTCCTCCCTCCTGGAAGCGATGGAAGAGCGCCAGGTCACCGTCGATGGAACCCCTCGGCTCCTGCCCGACCCCTTCCTCGTGGCCGCTACGCAGAATCCCGTCGAATACGAGGGCACCTACCCGCTCCCCGAGGCCCAGCTGGACCGTTTTCTCCTCAAACTGACCGTGCCCCTGCCGTCCCGCGACGAGGAGATCAACGTCCTCACCCGTCATTCCGAAGGCTTCAATCCGCGCGACCTCATGTCAGCAGGCATACGCCCCGTTGCCGGCCCGGCCGATCTGGAAGCAGCCCGCAACGCGGTTTCACGGACCAAGGTCTCCCCTGAGATCGCCGGCTATGTCGTCGATATCTGTCGTGCCACACGTGAGTCCCCCTCCCTCTCCCTCGGTGTCTCTCCCCGAGGCGCTACCGCCCTGCTGTCGACCGCCCGTGCCTGGGCCTGGCTCACCGGCCGCGACTACGTAATTCCGGATGACGTGAAAGCCCTGGCTCTCCCCACGCTTCGCCATCGCATCCGACTACGGCCCGAGGCCGAGATGGAGGGAGTCACCTCCGACTCCGTCATCACGGCGATCCTCGCCCACGTCCCCGTACCCCGATGA
- a CDS encoding DUF58 domain-containing protein — MALTGRTALLAALGSLPVGILAPSWTGMLAVNAPLSLAILCDYALAAPVRTLQFTRSGDTTVRLGESAEVQLTVTNPSRRRLRAHLRDAWPPSSWPTGTEQPSARHTLTIPAGERRRLTTLLRPTRRGDRRAERVTVRSFGPLGLAARQGNHQAPWTVRVLPPFTSRKHLPSGLARLRELDGRSSILTRGNGTEFDSLREYVPGDDTRSIDWRATARHSAVAVRTWRPERDRHILIALDTGRTSAGRVGDVPRLDAALDAALLLTALASRAGDRVDLLAYDRRIRAQVQGRSAGEVLSAMVNALASVEPALLETDARGLSAAVLASAPRRSLIVLLTGLDAAPVEEGLLPILRQLTQRHTVLVASVTDPHIEQMVRTRGTVDAVYESAAGAQARATRLRTAEQLQRRGAIVVDAAPDILAPALADAYLALKSTGRL, encoded by the coding sequence GTGGCCCTTACCGGACGTACCGCCTTGCTGGCCGCCCTGGGGTCACTCCCTGTAGGCATCCTTGCCCCAAGCTGGACAGGCATGCTCGCGGTCAACGCACCGCTCTCTCTAGCAATTCTGTGCGACTATGCCCTGGCTGCACCAGTGCGAACGCTTCAGTTCACCCGATCCGGTGATACAACCGTTCGCCTTGGAGAGTCCGCCGAAGTGCAACTCACCGTAACCAATCCTTCCCGCCGACGCCTACGGGCACACCTCCGTGACGCCTGGCCGCCCAGCAGCTGGCCCACCGGCACGGAGCAACCCTCAGCCCGTCACACACTCACGATCCCGGCGGGGGAACGCCGTCGGCTCACCACCCTGCTGCGGCCCACGCGGCGCGGAGACCGCCGAGCCGAACGTGTCACCGTCCGCTCGTTCGGACCTCTGGGGCTCGCGGCCCGCCAAGGGAATCACCAAGCCCCGTGGACGGTACGTGTCCTGCCACCGTTCACCAGTCGCAAGCACCTGCCGTCCGGTCTCGCCAGACTCCGGGAGCTCGACGGCCGCAGCAGCATCCTCACCCGCGGGAACGGCACGGAGTTCGACAGCCTGCGTGAGTACGTTCCTGGCGACGATACGCGTTCCATCGACTGGCGGGCCACAGCACGTCACTCCGCCGTCGCGGTGCGAACATGGCGACCTGAGCGTGACCGCCACATCCTCATCGCCCTGGACACCGGCCGTACTTCGGCGGGTCGTGTCGGTGATGTGCCCCGTCTCGATGCCGCCCTGGACGCGGCTCTGCTCCTCACCGCGCTGGCATCTCGTGCAGGCGACCGTGTGGATCTACTCGCCTACGACCGCCGAATCCGAGCCCAGGTCCAGGGCAGGTCCGCGGGAGAGGTCCTATCGGCCATGGTGAACGCGCTGGCGTCGGTCGAACCAGCACTCCTCGAAACGGATGCCCGAGGGCTCAGCGCTGCTGTGCTTGCCTCCGCACCTCGTCGCTCTCTGATCGTGCTGCTCACCGGTCTGGACGCGGCCCCCGTAGAAGAGGGCCTTCTACCTATTCTCCGCCAGCTGACGCAGCGCCATACGGTGCTGGTAGCGTCGGTGACCGACCCCCACATCGAACAGATGGTGCGAACCAGGGGCACAGTGGACGCGGTCTACGAGTCGGCAGCCGGCGCACAGGCCCGAGCGACGCGACTGCGCACTGCGGAGCAGCTTCAGCGTCGCGGTGCCATCGTGGTCGATGCCGCCCCTGACATCCTCGCCCCGGCTCTGGCCGACGCCTACCTGGCTCTCAAGAGCACGGGTCGCCTCTGA